From Megalobrama amblycephala isolate DHTTF-2021 linkage group LG24, ASM1881202v1, whole genome shotgun sequence, the proteins below share one genomic window:
- the csad gene encoding LOW QUALITY PROTEIN: cysteine sulfinic acid decarboxylase (The sequence of the model RefSeq protein was modified relative to this genomic sequence to represent the inferred CDS: deleted 2 bases in 2 codons), producing the protein MTNRACASTYMKAGSCIKALRVSRHPYDIRYIEFQVLSVERTLNITMSSSKEYINGHVHLEDSDRYESEGKLFLTEAFKVIMEEILHKGTDLKEKVCEWKDPDQLSALLDLELREHGESHEQLLQRVQDVARYSVKTCHPRFFNQLFAGVDYHALTGRLLTETLNTSQYTYEVAPVFVLMEEEVLSKLRSLIGWSEGDGIFCPGGSMSNMYAMNVARYWAFPQVKTQGLWATPRMAIFTSQQSHYSMKKAVAFLGIGTENVFIVQVDESGSMIPEDLEAKIVQAKSQDAVPFFVNATAGTTVQGAFDPLNRIADISERNGMWMHVDAAWGGSVLFSKKHRHLVAGIERANSVTWNPHKMLLAGLQCSVILFRDTTNLLMHCHSAKATYLFQQDKFYDTSLDTGDKSIQCGRKVDCLKLWLMWKAIGTHGLSERVDNAFALARYLVEEMEKRDNFQLVCKGNFVNVCFWFIPPSLRGKENSADYQERLSKVAPVIKERMIKRGTMMVGYQPMDEHVNFFRMVVVSPQLTTKDMDFFLNEMEKLGKDL; encoded by the exons ATGACGAATCGGGCGTGTGCATCCACGTATATGAAGGCTGGATCCTGCATTAAAGCACTGAGGGTCTCGAGGCATCCTTACGACATCAGATAC ATAGAATTTCAGGTGCTGAGTGTAGAAAGGACATTAAACATCACAATGAGTTCATCAAAAG AATATATAAATGGCCATGTCCACCTGGAAGATTCAGACAGGTACGAA TCGGAAGGGAAATTGTTCCTTACTGAGGCTTTCAAAGTGATTATGGAGGAGATACTTCACAAAGGAACTGACTTGAAGGAGAAG GTGTGTGAGTGGAAAGATCCAGATCAACTGAGTGCTCTTCTGGACCTCGAACTCCGAGAACATGGAGAATCTCACGAACAGTTATTGCAGAGGGTCCAAGATGTGGCGAGATACAGCGTTAAAACCT GTCATCCTCGGTTCTTCAATCAGCTATTTGCTGGGGTGGACTACCATGCATTGACAGGAAGGCTCCTCACTGAAACTCTCAACACCAGCCA ATACACCTATGAAGTGGCTCCAGTgtttgtcctgatggaagaggAAGTGCTCTCTAAGCTCCGCTCTCTGATTGGCTGGTCAGAAGGAGATGGGATATTTTGTCCCGGAGGTTCCATGTCCAACATGTACGCCATGAACGTTGCACGGTACTGGGCCTTCCCTCAAGTGAAGACACAAGGCTTGTGGGCCACACCACGGATGGCTATATTTACATCACAACAG AGTCATTACTCAATGAAAAAAGCAGTTGCTTTTCTTGGTATCGGAacagaaaatgttttcattgtACAAGTGGATGAGAG TGGCAGCATGATACCAGAGGACCTGgaggctaaaatcgtgcaggcAAAATCAcaa GATGCTGTCCCATTTTTCGTTAATGCCACAGCTGGTACCACAGTGCAGGGTGCCTTTGATCCTCTGAACCGCATAGCTGACATAAGTGAAAGAAACGGCATGTGGATGCACGTTGAT GCTGCTTGGGGAGGAAGCGTGCTGTTTTccaaaaaacacagacatctggTTGCAGGAATAGAAAG AGCAAACTCTGTGACTTGGAACCCTCACAAAATGCTTCTAGCGGGCCTGCAGTGCTCTGTGATTTTGTTCAGAGATACCACG AATTTGCTAATGCACTGTCATAGTGCCAAAGCAACCTACTTGTTCCAGCAAGACAAGTTCTACGATACAAGTCTAGACACTGGAGACAAATCCATCCAGTGTGGCCGTAAGGTGGATTGCTTGAAGCTCTGGTTGATGTGGAAGGCAATAGGAACACATGGTCTTTCAGAGCGCGTGGATAACGCCTTTGCCCTCGCGAG GTATTTAGTTGAAGAAATGGAGAAAAGGGACAATTTCCAGCTGGTCTGTAAG GGGAATTTTGTGAACGTTTGCTTTTGGTTCATTCCACCCAGTCTGAGAGGGAAGGAAAACAGTGCGGACTACCAGGAAAGACTATCAAAG GTGGCGCCAGTCATCAAAGAGAGAATGATAAAGCGTGGAACAATGATGGTGGGATACCAGCCCATGGACGAACACGTCAACTTCTTCCGCATGGTTGTTGTTTCACCTCAGCTGACCACCAAGGACATGGATTTCTTCCTCAATGAGATGGAGAAACTAGGGAAGGACCTGTAA
- the zgc:174906 gene encoding uncharacterized protein zgc:174906, with translation MDGPVDGTKLIQRHKPELLEALMGDTEFLLQHCHARRILSNNEYNNIKDINTRSKQVRDILDYVIHKDNKHALDFLKLLKTQDMQETFPKLQFLQKLQINKRKTTKNTETTAKRRQEVLENDVLQEQLSIINSRMVSEREMMKVAGCIGNNWRQVGIMALGMNTTTLQQIEEDNKLHKERVFAMLRKWSIRERNQATATRLYSLLTQEDYDVDPHNINFLMENN, from the exons ATGGATGGACCAGTAGATGGCACCAAGCTCATTCAGAGACACAAGCCAGAGCTACTGGAGGCCCTGATGGGAGATACAGAGTTCCTGCTTCAGCATTGCCATGCCCGTCGCATACTGTCCAATAATGAGTACAACAACATCAAAGACATCAACACGCGTTCAAAGCAGGTACGGGACATCTTGGATTATGTGATTCACAAAGACAACAAGCATGCTCTGGATTTCCTCAAATTGCTGAAAACACAAGATATGCAAGAGACATTTCCTAAACTGCAGTTCCTTCAAAAACTGCAAATCAACAAACGCAAGACAACAAAAAATACAG AGACGACAGCCAAACGAAGGCAGGAGGTGTTGGAAAACGACGTTCTGCAGGAGCAGCTGTCTATAATCA ACTCCAGGATGGTGAGTGAGAGGGAGATGATGAAGGTGGCCGGCTGCATTGGGAACAACTGGAGGCAGGTGGGAATAATGGCACTAGGTATGAACACCACCACCCTTCAGCAGATCGAGGAGGATAACAAACTACACAAAGAGCGGGTTTTCGCCATGCTGCGAAAATGGAGCATCCGTGAGAGGAACCAAGCCACAGCAACTCGACTCTATTCCCTTCTAACCCAAGAAGACTATGACGTAGACCCCCACAATATCAACTTCCTGATGGAAAACAACTGA
- the znf740b gene encoding zinc finger protein 740b isoform X2 encodes MIGACVVSKHSPCPERSSLYPNTHTHTLTTAMSHLSNSSVRDHMKWAGLLGCEAVLSSMALMQAGSMSSHKKMGSHLGQGQRENNHSHNHSQNHNQDSHSQHGHMVLPSGVSCPPLLIRKDGEFHSSRLLDEKNMQARQNLQPKKKNRKSGLPTKMREKPQVEIPEVNDDNSLGSQVQKNFICEHCYSAFRSSYHLKRHILTHTGEKPFGCDMCDMRFIQRYHLERHKRVHSGEKPYQCDRCQQ; translated from the exons ATGATTGGGGCTTGTGTGGTCTCTAAACATTCTCCCTGCCCAGAGCGAAGCTCTCTGtaccccaacacacacacacacactctcaccaCAGCGATGTCACACCTTTCCAACAGCTCAGTGCGAGATCACATGAAGTGG GCTGGGTTGCTGGGCTGTGAAGCGGTGCTGTCCAGCATGGCACTCATGCAGGCCGGCTCCATGTCCAGCCATAAGAAGATGGGCTCTCATCTGGGCCAGGGACAGAGAGAAAACAATCACAGCCACAATCACAGCCAGAACCACAACCAGGACTCCCACAGCCAACACGGACACATGGTGCTGCCCTCAGGAGTCAGCTGCCCACCACTT CTCATCCGCAAGGACGGAGAGTTTCACTCATCCAGGCTCCTGGATGAAAAAAACATGCAGGCCAGACAGAACTTGCAGCCAAAGAAGAAGAACAGGAAGTCTGGACTTCCCACCAAAATGAGAGAAAAGCCCCAG GTGGAGATTCCTGAGGTTAATGACGATAACTCACTCGGCTCTCAAGTGCAGAAGAATTTCATATGTGAGCACTGCTACAGTGCTTTCCGCAGTAGTTACCATCTCAAACGGCACATTCTCACCCATACGG GGGAAAAGCCATTCGGCTGTGATATGTGTGACATGAGGTTTATTCAGCGCTACCACCTGGAGAGACATAAGCGTGTTCACAGCGGTGAGAAGCCTTATCAGTGTGACCGCTGCCAACAG